A single region of the Salvia miltiorrhiza cultivar Shanhuang (shh) chromosome 8, IMPLAD_Smil_shh, whole genome shotgun sequence genome encodes:
- the LOC131001849 gene encoding peptidyl-prolyl cis-trans isomerase CYP65, with product MGKKQHSKDRMFITKTEWATEWGGAKSKEFGTPFKRLPFYCCALTFTQFEVPVCTSDGSVFDIMHIIPYINKYGRHPVTGAPLKKEDLIPLSFHKNQEGEYHCPVLNKVFTEFTHIVAVKTTGNVFCYEAIKELNIKTKNWKELLTDEPFAREDIITIQNPNALDTKVLVDFDHVKKNLKIDDEESKKMESDPSYNINVIGDIKQMLKELGTEKAKEIALHGGGGSKAKNERAVALAAILEARSRIKDDNESKSDEKPKQGFSIVDAASASVHGRSANAARSDASNKTAARIAMHMAGERTPVNAKLVKSRFTTGAASRSFTSTSYDPVTKNEYEYVKVEKNPKKKGYARLQTTHGDLNIELHCDITPRTCENFITLCERGYYNGVAFHRSIRNFMIQGGDPTGTGRGGESIWGKPFKDELNSKLVHSGRGVVSMANTGPHTNGSQFFILYKSAKHLNFKHTVFGMVVGGLTTLSAMEKVPVDDDDRPLEEIKIISADVFVNPYAESDDEEEGKAIEEDKDIKDEDNEKIGSWYSNPVTSSDMGAVGSGVGKYLKARMSQPALDGDLPSGSLGKKRKLGGSGGQLKDFSSW from the exons ATGGGGAAAAAGCAGCACAGTAAAGATCGGATGTTCATAACGAAAACGGAGTGGGCCACCGAGTGGGGCGGCGCCAAGTCCAAAGAATTCGGAACCCCGTTCAAACGGCTCCCTTTCTATTGCTGCGC ACTTACGTTTACGCAGTTTGAAGTTCCCGTTTGCACTTCAGATGGCAGTGTATTTGACATCAT GCACATAATACCATATATCAACAAGTACGGGAGACATCCTGTAACTGGAGCGCCATTGAAGAAGGAGGATTTGATTCCACTCTCTTTCCACAAGAACCAAGAAG GAGAGTATCATTGCCCTGTTCTAAATAAAGTTTTTACGGAGTTCACGCACATAGTTGCTGTTAAAACTACGGGAAATGTGTTCTGTTACGAG GCCATTAAGGAGTTAAACATTAAAACTAAGAACTGGAAGGAGCTTCTCACCGACGAACCATTTGCTAGAGAAGACATTATAACCATTCAG AATCCGAATGCACTGGATACCAAGGTTCTTGTGGACTTTGATCATGTCAAGAAGAACTTAAAAATTGACGATGAAG AGTCAAAGAAAATGGAATCTGACCCATCTTACAACATAAATGTTATTGGGGATATAAAGCAAATGCTTAAGGAGCTTGGAACTGAAAAGGCAAAGGAGATTGCATTACATGGTGGAGGAGGAAGCAAGGCAAAAAATGAGAGAGCTGTTGCTCTTGCGGCCATTTTAGAAGCTAGATCACGTATCAAGGATGACAATGAATCAAAGAGTGACGAGAAGCCCAAGCAGGGATTCAGTATTGTGGATGCTGCATCTGCATCAGTCCATGGAAGAAGCGCTAATGCTGCAAGATCTGATGCTAGTAACAAAACTGCTGCTCGCATAGCAATGCACATGGCCGGTGAGAGGACACCAGTAAACGCAAAGCTG GTTAAAAGTCGTTTCACAACTGGTGCTGCTTCACGATCTTTCACTTCTACGTCTTATGATCCTGTCACCAAAAATGAATATGAATATGTTAAAGTTGAGAAAAATCCAAAGAAGAAAGGTTATGCACGGCTGCAAACAACACATGGTGATTTGAACATTGAGCTGCACTGTGACATCACTCCAAGGACGTGTGAAAACTTCATTACTCTTTGTGAGCGTGGTTATTATAATGGAGTAGCTTTTCATAGAAGTATAAG AAACTTCATGATTCAAGGTGGTGATCCTACGGGAACTGGGAGAGGAGGTGAGTCAATTTGGGGCAAGCCCTTCAAAGATGAACTCAACTCCAAGTTAGTTCATTCTGGACGAGGTGTTGTTAGCATGGCAAATACCGGTCCTCATACAAATGGTTCACAATTTTTCATCTTGTACAAGTCTGCAAAGCATTTGAACTTTAAGCACACAGTTTTTGGAATGGTTGTTGGAGGTTTGACAACGCTTTCAGCAATGGAGAAAGTACCTGTTGATGACGATGATCGACCTTTG GAAGAGATCAAGATTATTAGTGCCGATGTGTTTGTGAATCCTTATGCTGAATCTGATGATGAGGAGGAAGGGAAGGCAATCGAAGAAGACAAAGACATTAAGGATGAAGATAAT GAAAAGATCGGGTCATGGTACAGCAATCCAGTTACTAGTTCAGATATGGGTGCGGTTGGCAGTGGAGTTGGAAAGTACTTGAAAGCAAGGATGAGTCAGCCTGCTCTGGATGGTGATTTGCCATCTGGGTCTCTAGGAAAGAAGAGAAAACTGGGAGGCTCAGGCGGGCAACTTAAGGATTTTTCTTCTTGGTGA